One segment of Desulfocurvus vexinensis DSM 17965 DNA contains the following:
- a CDS encoding ATP-binding protein, whose translation MRSLKSRFLLTVLAVSVLAAGLMGLSANMVVSSLLERNQAAVLGEILARITENLALRNRMNLAAFDRLVRSREVGEYPQTFREHRVAELFDSATGAFALLGYADAGGIEAVKVARGGGRPAPNDISGTAPFVEGMRRPGQVQVLALERELSGLPPGVYYAQARNDYFGRFEGFLYALAPVAEFCRTLEAMRLPLPGMLTIASAEGAPLHSLPLGSEPLPAHVLAALFDTRVEALPPMPRAHGAGPGPGLRLAQAGGRELVVLVGEVPELGWRCALWIPREAYLAPLADLHRSMVWVGLATLAAAALVTFLLARWIDRQVRPLERAMAEVAAGDFSARVPGALQAEFGHLARSYNGMLDTLERYEASLVAANRYHAELIAQMDEGLLVLDGADRVTLANPAACRILGREPGELLGRELGAVLGAYRPLGGADGTGLPVERDFQDLELLRDGGEGARNWLALSCARLKAGDGVPQGALCLLRDITRAKLAEQALRLSVRRFCDMAGQLPTPILEAGADMRVLYVNQAGRELFGLGAGPLLPPPDLRALVAARSQGLFSSAVRLAVSGLPSGPWELAMLPLGGGERVCLANLAPVLDEGGRGGVRMSVHDITDRKRAERAMIEARDAAEAANRSKGDFVATMSHELRSPLHGIYAALQLLEDTGLDEHQRALVRRGLETCRSLVDVVNDVLDISSLDAGALRLHAAPFDPRATAALVLDNFRPAAEARGLALEVLVHDGVPGRVVADEARLRQVLFNLVANAVRFTARGSVRVELAALPHRRPDGQGLLLWSVADTGQGIPDDRQRGVFEAFTQVEGARAREFRGSGLGLGIVRRLVGLWGGTLALESEHGAGTTVHFTLPAGLPQAQGRPAAKAPGPVARPAAPASGRALRVLVVDDEPLNTMTIQLFLESLGHRITCASGGAEALRLLAGGGFDCVLMDVQMAGQDGLEVTRAIRSGAHPGVDSRVPVVAMTAHALPGDRERILAAGMDGYIAKPAALKDLEALLRRVAAGGGQGGARPADAPAPTPR comes from the coding sequence ATGCGTTCGCTCAAGAGCCGCTTCCTGCTCACCGTCCTGGCCGTGTCCGTGCTGGCGGCGGGGTTGATGGGCCTGTCGGCCAACATGGTCGTCTCGTCCCTGCTGGAGCGCAACCAGGCCGCCGTGCTCGGCGAAATCCTCGCCCGCATCACCGAAAACCTGGCCCTGCGCAACCGCATGAACCTCGCGGCCTTCGACCGTCTTGTCCGCAGCCGGGAGGTGGGCGAATACCCCCAGACCTTCCGGGAGCACCGGGTGGCCGAGCTGTTCGACTCCGCCACCGGGGCCTTCGCCCTGCTGGGCTACGCCGACGCCGGGGGGATCGAGGCGGTCAAGGTTGCCCGGGGCGGCGGGCGCCCGGCGCCAAACGACATCTCCGGCACCGCGCCCTTTGTCGAGGGCATGCGCCGCCCGGGGCAGGTGCAGGTGCTGGCCCTGGAGCGGGAGCTGTCGGGGCTGCCGCCGGGCGTCTACTACGCCCAGGCGCGCAACGATTATTTCGGCAGGTTCGAGGGCTTCCTCTACGCCCTGGCCCCGGTGGCCGAGTTCTGCCGGACCCTCGAAGCCATGCGCCTGCCTCTGCCCGGCATGCTGACCATCGCCAGCGCCGAGGGGGCCCCCCTGCACAGCCTGCCCCTGGGCTCCGAGCCGCTGCCTGCGCATGTGCTCGCGGCGCTGTTCGACACTCGGGTGGAGGCGTTGCCCCCCATGCCCCGGGCGCACGGAGCCGGGCCCGGCCCCGGGCTGCGTCTGGCCCAGGCGGGCGGGCGGGAGCTGGTGGTGCTGGTGGGCGAGGTGCCCGAGCTGGGCTGGCGCTGCGCGCTGTGGATTCCCCGCGAGGCCTATCTCGCGCCCCTGGCCGACCTGCATCGCAGCATGGTCTGGGTGGGCCTGGCGACCCTGGCGGCTGCGGCCCTGGTGACCTTCCTGCTGGCGCGCTGGATCGACCGCCAGGTGCGCCCCCTGGAGCGGGCCATGGCCGAGGTCGCCGCCGGGGACTTTTCGGCCCGCGTCCCGGGGGCGCTCCAGGCGGAGTTCGGCCATCTGGCACGCAGCTACAACGGCATGCTCGACACCCTGGAGCGCTACGAGGCCAGCCTGGTGGCCGCCAACCGCTACCACGCCGAACTCATCGCCCAGATGGACGAGGGCCTGCTCGTGCTCGACGGCGCGGACCGCGTGACCCTGGCCAACCCGGCGGCCTGCCGCATCCTGGGCCGGGAGCCCGGCGAACTGCTGGGGCGCGAGCTGGGCGCGGTGCTCGGCGCCTATCGCCCCCTGGGCGGGGCCGACGGGACGGGGCTGCCTGTGGAGCGCGACTTCCAGGACCTGGAACTGCTGCGCGACGGCGGCGAGGGCGCGCGCAACTGGCTGGCCCTGTCCTGCGCGCGGCTCAAGGCCGGAGACGGCGTACCCCAGGGGGCGCTGTGCCTGCTGCGCGACATCACCCGGGCCAAGCTGGCCGAGCAGGCCCTGCGCCTGTCGGTGCGCCGCTTCTGCGACATGGCCGGCCAGTTGCCCACGCCCATCCTGGAGGCGGGGGCGGACATGCGCGTGCTCTACGTCAACCAGGCCGGGCGCGAGCTGTTCGGCCTCGGAGCCGGGCCACTGCTGCCCCCGCCGGACCTGCGGGCCCTGGTGGCGGCCCGCAGCCAGGGGTTGTTCTCCTCCGCCGTGCGGCTGGCGGTGTCGGGGCTGCCGTCCGGCCCCTGGGAGCTGGCCATGCTGCCCCTGGGCGGGGGCGAGCGGGTCTGCCTGGCCAATCTGGCCCCGGTGCTGGACGAGGGCGGGCGGGGCGGGGTGCGCATGTCGGTCCACGACATCACCGACCGCAAGCGCGCCGAACGCGCCATGATCGAGGCCCGGGACGCCGCCGAGGCCGCCAACCGCTCCAAGGGCGACTTCGTGGCCACCATGAGCCACGAGCTGCGCAGCCCGCTGCACGGCATCTACGCCGCCCTGCAACTGCTGGAGGACACCGGCCTGGACGAGCACCAGCGCGCCCTGGTGCGGCGCGGCCTGGAGACCTGCCGCAGCCTGGTGGACGTGGTCAACGACGTGCTGGACATATCGAGCCTGGACGCCGGGGCCCTGCGCCTGCACGCGGCGCCCTTCGACCCGCGCGCCACGGCGGCGCTGGTGCTGGACAATTTCCGCCCGGCGGCGGAGGCGCGCGGCCTGGCCCTGGAGGTGCTGGTCCACGACGGGGTTCCGGGCCGCGTGGTGGCCGACGAGGCCCGGCTGCGCCAGGTGCTGTTCAACCTCGTGGCCAACGCGGTGCGCTTCACGGCCAGGGGGAGCGTGCGCGTGGAACTGGCGGCCCTGCCCCACAGGCGCCCGGACGGGCAAGGCCTGCTGCTGTGGTCCGTGGCCGACACGGGCCAGGGCATCCCCGACGACCGGCAGCGTGGGGTCTTCGAGGCCTTCACCCAGGTGGAGGGCGCGCGGGCCCGCGAGTTCCGGGGCTCGGGGCTGGGGCTGGGCATCGTGCGCCGGCTGGTGGGCCTGTGGGGCGGCACCCTGGCCCTGGAGAGCGAGCACGGCGCGGGCACCACGGTCCATTTCACCCTGCCCGCCGGGCTGCCGCAGGCCCAGGGGCGGCCCGCCGCCAAGGCCCCCGGGCCCGTGGCGCGGCCTGCCGCCCCGGCTTCCGGGCGTGCCCTGCGCGTGCTGGTGGTGGACGACGAGCCCCTGAACACCATGACCATCCAGCTCTTTCTCGAGAGCCTGGGGCACCGGATCACCTGCGCCTCCGGCGGGGCCGAAGCCCTGCGGCTGCTGGCGGGCGGCGGGTTCGACTGCGTGCTCATGGACGTGCAGATGGCCGGGCAGGACGGGCTGGAAGTCACCCGTGCCATCCGCAGCGGGGCGCACCCCGGGGTGGACTCCCGCGTTCCCGTGGTGGCCATGACCGCCCACGCCCTGCCCGGCGACCGCGAGCGCATCCTGGCCGCAGGCATGGACGGCTACATTGCCAAGCCCGCCGCCCTGAAGGACCTCGAAGCCCTGCTGCGCAGGGTGGCGGCGGGCGGCGGGCAGGGCGGGGCGCGGCCCGCGGACGCCCCGGCGCCTACTCCCCGATGA
- a CDS encoding substrate-binding domain-containing protein — MILPLLTLALFLGLYPVAGVCQERVVLAGTGDGQEVFEHLAKAYMRAYPERVVELPPTVGSSGGVRCAAAGTCDLARLARPLRDKELRFQLAYAPLARVPVVFASHPGVTVSRLSRAQAVGVLTGGLTNWRALGGPDHRIFVVQRESTEAPHAALAGYLTELAGQALVGKVAYDADEALAAITGNEFTFGFVSLTAARARGLNILWIDGLEPGPDGALRPDYPMMMTHGLAWLPEPSSAARRFLDFALGPEGRAALADLGVLPVVP, encoded by the coding sequence GTGATCCTTCCTCTCCTGACCCTGGCCTTGTTCCTTGGCCTGTACCCCGTGGCCGGGGTCTGCCAGGAGCGCGTCGTGCTGGCGGGCACGGGCGACGGCCAGGAGGTCTTCGAGCACCTGGCCAAGGCCTACATGCGCGCCTACCCCGAGCGCGTGGTGGAGCTGCCTCCGACGGTGGGCTCCAGCGGTGGGGTGCGCTGCGCCGCCGCTGGCACCTGCGATCTCGCCCGCCTGGCCAGGCCGCTACGCGACAAGGAGTTGCGCTTCCAGCTCGCCTACGCGCCCCTGGCCCGGGTGCCCGTGGTCTTCGCCTCCCACCCCGGCGTCACGGTTTCGCGCCTTTCCCGGGCCCAGGCCGTGGGCGTGCTCACCGGGGGCCTCACCAACTGGCGCGCCCTGGGCGGGCCGGACCACAGGATATTCGTGGTCCAGCGCGAATCTACCGAGGCACCTCACGCCGCCCTGGCGGGGTACCTCACGGAGCTGGCGGGCCAGGCCCTGGTCGGCAAGGTCGCCTATGACGCCGACGAGGCCCTGGCGGCCATCACCGGCAACGAATTCACCTTCGGCTTCGTCAGCCTTACCGCCGCCCGCGCCCGGGGCCTGAACATCCTGTGGATCGATGGCCTGGAGCCGGGGCCCGACGGAGCCCTGCGTCCGGACTACCCCATGATGATGACCCACGGGCTGGCCTGGCTGCCCGAGCCGTCTTCTGCCGCCAGGCGCTTCCTCGATTTCGCCCTGGGCCCCGAGGGCCGCGCCGCCCTGGCCGACCTGGGCGTCCTGCCCGTGGTCCCCTGA
- the gltA gene encoding NADPH-dependent glutamate synthase produces MPRAAAPAAPRVAMPVQPAAERVRNFEEVALGYTFDMAVAEARRCLQCKRPLCVKGCPVEVPIPAFIAHLAAGDVGAAYRAVKTANSLPAICGRVCPQETQCVGACVLGRKGEPVAIGRLERFVADQYVHMDACDLLTGARDCTPVDPARRVACIGSGPSSLTVAGYLSTRGVKVTVFEALHEVGGVLVYGIPEFRLPKDRIVAKEVRALGTQQVEFVTNRVGGKTFSIRDLFEQGFSAVFVGVGAGLPRFLGIPGENLNGVFTANEYLTRVNLGRAYDFPNHDTPVILGRNVTVYGAGNVAMDAARTALRLGAASVRVVYRRTVADMPARREEIEHAQEEGVVMQTLVAPLAFSGDERFALRAVTLQQMELGEPDASGRRRPVPVPGRTMELETDLAIIAVGTRANPLLLASEPGIAVDQRGYIVVDEATGETSMPNVFAGGDIVTGAATVIQAMGAGRRAARVIAGRLGCPQD; encoded by the coding sequence ATGCCTAGGGCTGCGGCGCCCGCCGCTCCCCGCGTGGCCATGCCCGTGCAGCCCGCCGCCGAGCGGGTGCGCAATTTCGAGGAGGTGGCCCTGGGCTACACCTTCGACATGGCCGTGGCCGAGGCCCGGCGCTGCCTGCAATGCAAGCGCCCGCTGTGCGTCAAGGGCTGCCCGGTGGAGGTGCCCATCCCGGCCTTCATCGCCCACCTGGCTGCGGGCGACGTGGGCGCGGCCTACCGCGCGGTGAAGACGGCCAACAGCCTGCCCGCCATCTGCGGGCGCGTCTGCCCGCAGGAGACGCAGTGCGTGGGCGCCTGCGTGCTGGGGCGCAAGGGCGAGCCCGTGGCCATCGGCCGCCTGGAGCGCTTCGTGGCCGACCAGTACGTGCACATGGACGCCTGCGACCTGCTCACCGGCGCGCGCGACTGCACGCCCGTGGACCCCGCCCGCCGGGTGGCCTGCATCGGCTCGGGCCCCTCGTCGCTGACCGTGGCGGGCTACCTGTCCACGCGCGGGGTCAAGGTCACGGTGTTCGAGGCCCTGCACGAGGTGGGCGGGGTGCTGGTCTACGGCATCCCCGAGTTCCGCCTGCCCAAGGACCGCATCGTGGCCAAGGAGGTCCGCGCCCTGGGCACGCAGCAGGTGGAGTTCGTCACCAACCGCGTGGGCGGCAAGACCTTCAGCATCCGCGACCTGTTCGAGCAGGGCTTTTCGGCGGTGTTCGTGGGCGTTGGCGCCGGGCTGCCCCGGTTTCTGGGCATCCCCGGCGAGAACCTCAACGGCGTGTTCACGGCCAACGAGTACCTGACCCGCGTGAACCTGGGCCGGGCCTACGATTTTCCCAACCACGACACCCCGGTGATCCTGGGCCGCAACGTCACGGTCTACGGCGCGGGCAACGTGGCCATGGACGCCGCGCGCACGGCCCTGCGCCTGGGCGCGGCCAGCGTGCGCGTGGTCTACCGGCGCACCGTGGCCGACATGCCCGCCCGCCGCGAGGAGATCGAGCACGCCCAGGAAGAGGGCGTCGTCATGCAGACCCTGGTGGCGCCGCTGGCCTTTTCCGGCGACGAGCGCTTCGCCCTGCGCGCGGTGACCCTGCAGCAGATGGAGCTGGGCGAGCCCGACGCCTCGGGGCGCCGCCGCCCGGTGCCCGTGCCCGGCCGGACCATGGAGCTGGAAACCGACCTGGCCATCATCGCCGTGGGCACCCGGGCCAACCCGCTGCTTTTGGCCAGCGAGCCGGGCATCGCCGTGGACCAGCGCGGCTACATCGTCGTGGACGAGGCCACCGGCGAGACGAGCATGCCCAACGTCTTCGCGGGCGGCGACATCGTTACCGGCGCGGCCACGGTGATCCAGGCCATGGGCGCCGGGCGGCGCGCGGCGCGGGTCATCGCCGGGCGCCTGGGCTGCCCGCAGGACTAG
- a CDS encoding sulfide/dihydroorotate dehydrogenase-like FAD/NAD-binding protein: MSHRILHKEQLIPGQTSKLVVDAPHIAAKARPGNFVILRVCDKGERIPLTIADADPDAGTITMVYLVLGKSTALLETLGEGDCIRDLCGPLGRATRIEPCGTVVCVGGGTGVAAMHHIAKGHHRAGNRVVAVIGARSAGLLLFEKELSAFCDEVLVATNDGSRGRQGLVTEVLRARLEQDRAVGEIVAVGPVPMMAAVAETTRPFGVRTTVSLNSIMLDGIGMCGACRVTVAGGTRFACVDGPEFDGHEVDFVELAQRLAAFKDMERAAHDHYCRCQADA, encoded by the coding sequence ATGTCCCACCGCATCCTGCACAAGGAACAGCTCATCCCCGGGCAGACCAGCAAGCTCGTGGTGGACGCGCCGCACATCGCGGCCAAGGCCCGGCCCGGCAATTTCGTCATTTTGCGCGTGTGCGACAAGGGCGAGCGCATCCCCCTGACCATCGCCGACGCCGACCCCGACGCCGGAACCATTACCATGGTCTACCTGGTGCTTGGCAAGTCCACCGCCCTGCTCGAAACCCTGGGCGAGGGCGATTGCATTCGCGACCTGTGCGGCCCCCTGGGCCGGGCCACGCGCATCGAACCCTGCGGCACCGTGGTCTGCGTGGGCGGCGGCACGGGGGTGGCTGCCATGCACCATATCGCCAAGGGCCACCACCGCGCGGGCAACCGCGTGGTGGCCGTCATCGGCGCGCGTTCCGCCGGGCTGCTGCTCTTCGAGAAGGAACTGTCCGCCTTCTGCGACGAGGTGCTGGTGGCCACCAACGACGGCAGCCGGGGCCGCCAGGGGCTGGTGACCGAAGTGCTGCGCGCGCGCCTGGAGCAGGACCGCGCCGTGGGCGAGATCGTGGCCGTGGGCCCGGTGCCGATGATGGCCGCCGTGGCCGAGACCACGCGGCCCTTCGGCGTGCGCACCACCGTCAGCCTGAATTCCATCATGCTCGACGGCATCGGCATGTGCGGGGCCTGCCGGGTGACCGTGGCGGGCGGCACGCGCTTTGCCTGCGTGGACGGCCCCGAGTTCGACGGCCACGAGGTGGATTTCGTCGAGCTGGCCCAGCGGCTGGCGGCCTTCAAGGACATGGAGCGCGCGGCCCACGACCACTATTGCAGGTGCCAGGCCGATGCCTAG
- a CDS encoding glutamine synthetase III: MSGYQARLNAIAAINSYKPLSEPLSFATIKPTDLFGSNVFNDKVMRAMLPRDVYKSLHKTIEKGEKLDPSIAGPVAAAMKEWAVSKGATHYCHVFFPLTGLTAEKHDSFLTPDGKGGAIAEFEGKLLVQGEPDASSFPSGGLRATFEARGYTAWDVTSPAYILENPNGTFLCIPTAFVSWTGEALDKKTPLLRSGQALNKQARRVLALFGKDTGERVNSYAGPEQEYFLVDRNFYFARPDLLLCGRTLFGAKSAKGQEFEDHYFGAIPRRVLAFMLEVEHELYKLGVPVKTRHNEVAPGQFEIAPIYETSNLATDHNQMVMTTLKSVAKRYGMACLLHEKPFAGINGSGKHLNYSIGNATLGSLFDPGDTPHENAQFLVFCAAAIRAVHKYGALLRSVVATAGNDHRLGANEAPPAIMSIYLGEQLADIFEQIKTGSCKSCKTKGLLEVGVDSLPPLPMDAGDRNRTSPFAFTGNRFEFRAVGSNMSIAGPQVALNTMMAESLDFIATRLEKATKGDPSKLNAAVQKLLKEIINEHGSIIFNGDGYADAWQKEAKKRGLPNFKTSVEALPVITSPEVVTLFTTYGVLSERELHSRQEIYLEQYAKTVMTEATLCAKMAKTQIFPTGVRYQKELAETCANMKIAGIEPVTSALEDVTAKLRGLQKAVADLEKLIAKHDFKSLLDECKHRCEKVLPAMLEVRAYADALEGVVADDLWALPSYQEMLFIK, from the coding sequence ATGAGTGGATACCAGGCCCGCCTGAACGCCATCGCCGCGATCAACAGCTACAAGCCGCTCTCCGAGCCCTTGAGCTTCGCGACCATCAAGCCGACCGACCTTTTCGGCTCCAACGTCTTCAACGACAAGGTCATGCGCGCGATGCTGCCCAGGGACGTCTACAAATCCCTGCACAAGACCATCGAGAAGGGCGAGAAGCTCGACCCCTCCATCGCCGGGCCCGTGGCCGCCGCCATGAAGGAATGGGCCGTTTCCAAGGGCGCCACCCACTACTGCCACGTGTTCTTCCCGCTGACCGGCCTGACCGCCGAGAAGCACGACAGCTTCCTGACCCCCGACGGCAAGGGCGGGGCCATCGCCGAGTTCGAGGGCAAGCTGCTGGTGCAGGGCGAGCCCGACGCCTCCAGCTTCCCCTCCGGCGGCCTGCGCGCCACCTTCGAGGCCCGCGGCTACACCGCCTGGGACGTGACCAGCCCCGCCTACATCCTGGAGAACCCCAACGGCACCTTCCTGTGCATCCCCACCGCGTTCGTCTCCTGGACCGGTGAGGCCCTGGACAAGAAGACCCCGCTGTTGCGCTCCGGCCAGGCCCTGAACAAGCAGGCCCGCCGCGTGCTGGCCCTGTTCGGCAAGGACACCGGCGAGCGCGTCAATTCCTACGCCGGGCCCGAGCAGGAATACTTCCTGGTGGACCGCAACTTCTACTTCGCCCGCCCCGACCTGCTGCTGTGCGGCCGGACCCTGTTCGGCGCCAAGTCCGCCAAGGGCCAGGAGTTCGAGGACCACTACTTCGGCGCCATCCCGCGCCGCGTGCTGGCCTTCATGCTCGAGGTCGAGCACGAGCTGTACAAGCTCGGCGTCCCGGTCAAGACCCGCCACAACGAGGTCGCCCCTGGCCAGTTCGAGATCGCGCCCATCTACGAGACCTCCAACCTGGCCACCGACCACAACCAGATGGTCATGACCACCCTGAAAAGCGTGGCCAAGCGCTACGGCATGGCCTGCCTGCTGCACGAGAAGCCCTTCGCGGGCATCAACGGCTCGGGCAAGCACCTGAACTACTCCATCGGCAACGCCACCCTGGGCAGCCTCTTCGACCCCGGCGACACCCCGCACGAGAACGCCCAGTTCCTGGTCTTCTGCGCCGCCGCCATCCGCGCGGTGCACAAGTACGGCGCGCTCTTGCGCTCCGTGGTCGCCACGGCGGGCAACGACCATCGCCTGGGCGCCAACGAGGCCCCGCCGGCCATCATGTCCATCTACCTCGGCGAGCAGCTGGCCGACATCTTCGAGCAGATCAAGACCGGCTCGTGCAAGTCCTGCAAGACCAAGGGCCTGCTGGAAGTGGGCGTGGACTCCCTGCCCCCGCTGCCCATGGACGCCGGCGACCGCAACCGCACCAGCCCCTTCGCCTTCACCGGCAACCGCTTCGAGTTCCGCGCCGTGGGCTCCAACATGTCCATCGCCGGGCCCCAGGTGGCGCTGAACACCATGATGGCCGAGTCCCTGGACTTCATCGCCACCAGGCTGGAAAAGGCCACCAAGGGCGACCCCTCCAAGCTCAACGCCGCCGTGCAGAAGCTGCTCAAGGAGATCATCAACGAGCACGGGTCCATCATCTTCAACGGCGACGGCTACGCCGACGCCTGGCAGAAGGAGGCCAAGAAGCGCGGCCTGCCCAACTTCAAGACCTCCGTGGAGGCCCTGCCCGTCATCACCTCCCCCGAGGTCGTCACGCTGTTCACCACCTACGGCGTGCTCTCCGAGCGCGAGCTGCACAGCCGCCAGGAGATCTACCTCGAGCAGTACGCCAAGACCGTGATGACCGAGGCCACCCTGTGCGCCAAGATGGCCAAGACCCAGATCTTCCCCACCGGCGTGCGCTACCAGAAGGAACTGGCCGAAACCTGCGCCAACATGAAGATCGCGGGCATCGAGCCGGTGACCAGCGCCCTTGAGGACGTGACCGCCAAGCTGCGCGGGCTCCAGAAGGCCGTGGCCGACCTGGAGAAGCTCATCGCCAAGCACGACTTCAAGTCGCTGCTCGACGAGTGCAAGCACCGCTGCGAGAAGGTCCTGCCCGCCATGCTCGAGGTCCGCGCCTACGCCGACGCCCTGGAGGGCGTGGTGGCCGACGACCTGTGGGCCCTGCCGAGCTACCAGGAAATGCTGTTCATCAAGTAG
- a CDS encoding sensor domain-containing protein, which yields MTRYGAPEAGQTCLLDLESLTQLVGHAGIALFVLDGAGRLAEANAAWLAMHGYAEPGQVLGRPLAEFVGDEALVRDWLGQAESADCALARTGELGFRRADGSLGRALYTVCRRAAGRLEGLLVDVSARALAEERLREANAALRGEVAQRAGELKAAVRDLLRSKGSLRTLLENTREAVFVHGLDGRIVEVNAEMLRMYGATPEQARGADVTRFMGRDNPLEELPGYWGQAMRGEVVTFPWVGRRLDDGREFPVEVVMRGIVLEDGEFVLANVRDVTEAARAREQLELFGKVFENALEGITITDANGTILSVNPAFTSITGYSPEEALGQNPRILRSDRHDREFYRAMWQALVRRGRWEGEIWNRRKSGEVYPEWLSISSIPGKGQARYIAVFHDITEMKNKESQILYQANHDPLTGLPNRLAVRERLELAAARASRAGHRVAVLFVDLDDFRNVNDALGHAVGDEILVEMARRLRRLVSGGDTLARLGSDEFVLLLGAVRDESEAAQLAERVAKRMHRPFRARGHEVFLSASIGIAYFPDDGTDADEVLKSADLAMSRAKELGKNTYSLYTPQMNERVNRRIRLEGDMRRGMMRHEFEPFYQPKIDVRTGRVTGMEALIRWRREGGSLVSPGEFIPLAEETGLIVPLGEQFNFSVAAQMREMQSLGLTDAGLVVSINVSPRQFQQHNFVPLLRATLDASGLAPARFEVEITETAIMTDVTRTASTLDELRAMGLAVSIDDFGTGYSSLAYLKRFPIDTLKIDQSFVRDVTRNEADASIVATVIAMARTMGMRTVAEGVETAEQAELLARLGCDTLQGYLFSRPLPYAEFQAWLAAWQAREPRPLPGAVPAP from the coding sequence GTGACGCGATACGGAGCACCCGAGGCGGGGCAGACCTGCCTGCTCGACCTGGAAAGCCTGACCCAGCTGGTGGGCCACGCGGGCATCGCCCTCTTCGTGCTCGACGGGGCCGGGCGGCTGGCCGAGGCCAACGCGGCCTGGCTGGCCATGCACGGCTACGCCGAGCCCGGGCAGGTGCTGGGCCGCCCCCTGGCGGAGTTCGTGGGCGACGAGGCGCTGGTGCGCGATTGGCTGGGGCAGGCCGAGTCGGCGGACTGCGCCCTGGCCCGCACGGGCGAGCTGGGCTTTCGCCGCGCCGACGGCAGCCTGGGCCGCGCGTTGTATACCGTGTGCCGCCGCGCCGCCGGGCGCCTGGAAGGGCTGCTGGTGGACGTGAGCGCCCGGGCCCTGGCCGAGGAGCGCCTGCGCGAGGCCAACGCGGCCCTGCGCGGCGAGGTCGCCCAGCGCGCTGGCGAACTCAAGGCCGCCGTGCGCGACCTCCTGCGCTCCAAGGGCAGCCTGCGCACCCTGCTGGAAAACACCCGCGAGGCGGTGTTCGTCCATGGCCTGGACGGGCGCATCGTCGAGGTCAACGCCGAGATGCTGCGCATGTACGGGGCCACGCCCGAGCAGGCCCGGGGCGCCGACGTGACGCGCTTCATGGGCCGCGACAACCCCCTGGAAGAGCTGCCCGGGTACTGGGGCCAGGCCATGCGCGGCGAGGTGGTGACTTTCCCCTGGGTCGGACGGCGCCTGGACGATGGGCGCGAGTTCCCGGTAGAGGTGGTCATGCGCGGCATCGTCCTGGAGGACGGGGAGTTCGTGCTGGCCAACGTGCGCGACGTGACCGAGGCGGCCCGGGCCCGCGAGCAGCTCGAACTGTTCGGCAAGGTGTTCGAGAACGCCCTGGAGGGCATCACCATCACCGACGCCAACGGCACCATCCTCTCGGTGAACCCCGCCTTCACCTCCATCACCGGCTACAGCCCCGAGGAGGCCCTGGGCCAGAACCCGCGCATCCTGCGCTCGGACCGCCACGACAGGGAATTCTACCGCGCCATGTGGCAGGCCCTGGTGCGCCGGGGCCGCTGGGAGGGCGAGATATGGAACCGCCGCAAGAGCGGCGAGGTCTACCCGGAGTGGTTGTCCATCAGCAGCATTCCCGGCAAGGGCCAGGCGCGCTACATCGCCGTGTTCCACGACATTACGGAAATGAAGAACAAGGAGAGCCAGATTCTCTACCAGGCCAACCACGACCCGCTCACGGGGCTGCCCAACCGCCTGGCCGTGCGCGAGCGGCTGGAGCTGGCCGCCGCGCGGGCCAGCCGGGCCGGGCACCGGGTGGCCGTGCTGTTCGTGGACCTGGACGATTTCCGCAACGTCAACGACGCCCTGGGCCACGCCGTGGGCGATGAGATCCTGGTGGAAATGGCCCGGCGCCTGCGCCGCCTCGTTTCGGGCGGCGACACCCTGGCCCGGCTGGGCAGCGACGAGTTCGTCCTGCTGCTGGGCGCGGTGCGCGACGAGAGCGAGGCCGCCCAGCTGGCCGAGCGCGTGGCCAAGCGCATGCACCGGCCCTTCCGGGCGCGCGGGCACGAGGTCTTCCTGTCGGCCAGCATCGGCATCGCCTATTTCCCCGACGACGGCACCGACGCCGACGAGGTGCTCAAGAGCGCCGACCTGGCCATGTCGCGGGCCAAGGAGCTGGGCAAGAACACCTACTCCCTGTACACTCCGCAGATGAACGAGCGCGTCAACCGCCGCATCCGCCTGGAGGGCGACATGCGCCGGGGCATGATGCGCCACGAGTTCGAGCCGTTCTACCAGCCCAAGATCGACGTGCGCACGGGCCGGGTCACGGGCATGGAGGCGCTGATCCGCTGGCGGCGCGAGGGCGGAAGCCTGGTGTCCCCCGGGGAGTTCATCCCCCTGGCCGAGGAGACCGGGCTCATCGTGCCCCTGGGCGAGCAGTTCAATTTCTCCGTGGCGGCGCAGATGCGCGAGATGCAGAGCCTGGGGCTGACGGATGCGGGGCTGGTGGTGTCCATCAACGTCTCGCCGCGCCAGTTCCAGCAGCACAATTTCGTGCCCCTGCTGCGGGCGACGCTGGACGCCTCGGGCCTGGCGCCCGCCCGGTTCGAGGTCGAGATCACCGAGACGGCCATCATGACCGACGTGACGCGCACGGCCTCGACCCTGGACGAGCTGCGGGCCATGGGCCTTGCGGTGTCCATCGACGATTTCGGCACGGGGTATTCGTCCCTGGCCTACCTCAAGCGCTTCCCCATCGACACGCTGAAGATCGACCAGTCCTTCGTGCGCGACGTGACGCGCAACGAGGCCGACGCGAGCATCGTGGCCACGGTCATCGCCATGGCCCGGACCATGGGCATGCGCACTGTGGCCGAGGGCGTGGAGACTGCCGAGCAGGCCGAGCTGCTGGCCCGCCTGGGCTGCGACACCCTGCAAGGCTACCTGTTCAGCCGCCCGCTGCCCTACGCGGAGTTCCAGGCCTGGCTTGCGGCCTGGCAGGCCCGCGAGCCCCGGCCCCTGCCCGGGGCCGTGCCCGCGCCGTAG